One window of the Octopus sinensis linkage group LG9, ASM634580v1, whole genome shotgun sequence genome contains the following:
- the LOC118764757 gene encoding histone H3 — protein sequence MARTKQTARKSTGGKAPRKQLATKAARKSAPATGGVKKPHRYRPGTVALREIRRYQKSTELLIRKLPFQRLVREIAQDFKTDLRFQSSAVMALQEASEAYLVGLFEDTNLCAIHAKRVTIMPKDIQLARRIRGERA from the coding sequence ATGGCTCGTACAAAGCAGACAGCACGTAAATCTACCGGAGGAAAGGCTCCTCGTAAACAACTTGCCACTAAGGCTGCCAGGAAGAGTGCCCCAGCAACTGGCGGTGTGAAAAAACCCCATCGTTACAGGCCTGGTACCGTAGCTCTGCGAGAGATCAGACGTTACCAGAAATCCACTGAACTTCTGATCAGAAAACTTCCCTTCCAACGTCTCGTCCGTGAGATCGCTCAGGACTTCAAGACCGATCTTCGTTTCCAGAGCTCTGCCGTAATGGCTTTACAGGAGGCCAGCGAGGCTTACTTGGTCGGTCTTTTCGAGGATACCAACTTGTGCGCTATCCACGCCAAGAGAGTGACCATCATGCCCAAGGACATTCAGCTTGCTCGCCGTATCCGTGGTGAGAGAGCCTAA
- the LOC115215910 gene encoding histone H4: MSGRGKGGKGLGKGGAKRHRKVLRDNIQGITKPAIRRLARRGGVKRISGLIYEETRGVLKVFLENVIRDAVTYTEHAKRKTVTAMDVVYALKRQGRTLYGFGG; the protein is encoded by the coding sequence ATGTCTGGTCGTGGTAAAGGAGGAAAAGGTTTGGGAAAAGGAGGCGCCAAGCGTCACAGGAAGGTGTTGAGAGATAACATCCAGGGCATCACCAAACCGGCCATCCGTCGTCTGGCTCGTCGAGGTGGTGTGAAACGTATCTCTGGTTTGATCTACGAAGAGACCCGTGGTGTGTTGAAGGTGTTCTTGGAGAACGTCATCCGTGATGCTGTCACCTACACCGAGCATGCCAAGAGGAAGACTGTCACCGCTATGGATGTGGTCTATGCTCTCAAGAGACAAGGCAGAACTCTGTACGGATTCGGAGGTTAA